The following proteins are encoded in a genomic region of Burkholderia pyrrocinia:
- the guaD gene encoding guanine deaminase yields the protein MTQTAFRSQLLTFNGDPAQSSQAANYETDGLLIVDDGKVVAAGPYAQLAATLARDAIVHDLRDKLIVPGFIDTHIHYPQTDMIASPAPGLLPWLDKYTFPTERQFGDPEHAREVADFFVDELLACGTTSALVYCTVHKQSADALFAASDARDLRMIAGKVLMDRNCPEFLRDTAQSGYDDSAELIGRWHGKGRQMYALTPRFAPTSTEAQLEACSELARRHPDVFVQSHVAENVDEVKWVAELFPGHRSYLDIYDRYGLLRPRAVYGHCIHLDDEDRRRMAETRTVVAHCPTSNFFLGSGLFDFDKAGEYDVPVTLATDVGGGTSFSMLQTMNEAHKVARLSGHHLTATRMFWLATAGAAQALDLADTVGTLAPRTEADFIVLDPQATPLLARRTKRADSLEELLFAFALLGDDRAVYRTYAAGALVHERGAARRAAA from the coding sequence ATGACGCAAACCGCTTTTCGTTCCCAACTGCTGACCTTCAACGGCGACCCGGCGCAATCGAGCCAGGCCGCGAACTACGAAACCGACGGCCTCCTGATCGTCGACGACGGCAAGGTCGTCGCGGCCGGCCCGTATGCGCAGCTCGCCGCGACGCTCGCGCGCGACGCGATCGTCCATGACCTGCGCGACAAGCTGATCGTGCCCGGCTTCATCGACACGCACATCCACTATCCGCAGACGGACATGATCGCGTCGCCGGCACCGGGCCTGCTGCCGTGGCTGGACAAGTACACGTTCCCGACCGAGCGCCAGTTCGGCGATCCCGAGCATGCGCGCGAAGTCGCCGACTTCTTCGTCGACGAACTGCTCGCGTGCGGCACGACGAGCGCGCTCGTCTACTGCACGGTGCACAAGCAGTCGGCCGACGCGCTGTTCGCGGCGAGCGACGCGCGCGACCTGCGGATGATCGCGGGCAAGGTGCTGATGGACCGCAACTGCCCCGAATTCCTGCGCGACACCGCGCAATCGGGTTATGACGACAGCGCCGAGCTGATCGGCCGCTGGCACGGCAAAGGCCGCCAGATGTACGCGCTCACGCCGCGCTTCGCGCCGACGTCGACCGAGGCGCAACTCGAGGCGTGCAGCGAACTCGCGCGCCGCCATCCGGACGTGTTCGTGCAAAGCCACGTCGCGGAAAACGTCGACGAGGTGAAATGGGTGGCCGAGCTGTTCCCCGGCCATCGCAGTTATCTCGACATCTACGACCGCTACGGGCTGCTGCGGCCGCGCGCGGTGTACGGTCACTGCATCCACCTCGACGACGAGGACCGCCGCCGGATGGCCGAGACACGCACCGTCGTCGCGCACTGCCCGACGTCGAACTTCTTCCTCGGCAGCGGGCTGTTCGATTTCGACAAGGCCGGCGAATACGACGTGCCCGTGACGCTCGCCACCGACGTCGGCGGCGGCACGTCGTTCTCGATGCTGCAGACGATGAACGAAGCACACAAGGTCGCGCGGCTGTCGGGCCACCACCTGACCGCGACGCGGATGTTCTGGCTCGCGACGGCCGGCGCCGCGCAGGCGCTCGACCTCGCCGACACGGTCGGCACGCTCGCGCCGCGCACCGAGGCCGACTTCATCGTGCTCGATCCGCAGGCGACGCCGCTGCTCGCGCGTCGCACGAAGCGCGCGGATTCGCTCGAGGAACTGTTGTTCGCGTTCGCGCTGCTCGGCGACGACCGCGCGGTGTATCGCACCTATGCGGCCGGCGCGCTCGTCCACGAGCGCGGCGCGGCACGCCGCGCCGCCGCGTAA
- a CDS encoding adenosine deaminase: MTPTFKDKIARAPKAELHIHIEGSLEPELIFALAQRNGVKLAYDSIDALRAAYAFTDLQSFLDIYYAGASVLLTEQDFYDMTAAYCERALADHVVHTELFFDPQTHTERGVPIDTVVAGIERALADAEQRGLSSKLILCFLRHLSEEDALATFESALPLFERYRHRLIGVGLDSSELGHPPTKFARVFEKARALGLKLVAHAGEEGPPAYIYEALDVLKVDRIDHGVRSIEDAALVERLARTRTALTVCPLSNLKLCVFDDMAKHTLKALLDRGVAVTINSDDPAYFGGYVNENYFATAEGLRLTDAEVHAVIRNGFEASFIDPAQRDALFARLDAYWQAA; the protein is encoded by the coding sequence ATGACCCCGACATTCAAGGACAAGATCGCCCGCGCGCCGAAAGCGGAGCTGCACATCCATATCGAAGGCTCGCTCGAGCCCGAACTGATTTTCGCGCTCGCGCAGCGTAACGGCGTGAAGCTCGCGTACGACTCGATCGACGCGCTGCGCGCCGCATACGCGTTCACCGACCTGCAGTCGTTCCTCGACATCTATTACGCAGGCGCGAGCGTGCTGCTGACCGAGCAGGATTTCTACGACATGACGGCCGCGTACTGCGAACGCGCGCTCGCCGACCACGTCGTCCACACCGAACTGTTCTTCGACCCGCAGACGCACACCGAGCGCGGCGTACCGATCGACACGGTTGTCGCGGGCATCGAGCGCGCACTCGCCGATGCCGAGCAGCGCGGGCTGTCGAGCAAGCTGATTCTGTGCTTCCTGCGCCACCTGTCCGAAGAGGACGCGCTCGCGACGTTCGAATCCGCGTTGCCGCTGTTCGAGCGCTATCGCCATCGCCTGATCGGCGTCGGCCTCGACTCGTCCGAGCTCGGCCATCCGCCGACGAAATTCGCGCGCGTGTTCGAAAAGGCGCGCGCGCTCGGGCTGAAGCTCGTCGCGCATGCGGGCGAGGAAGGCCCGCCCGCCTACATCTACGAAGCGCTCGACGTGCTGAAGGTCGACCGGATCGACCACGGCGTGCGCAGCATCGAGGACGCGGCACTCGTCGAACGCCTCGCCAGGACGCGCACGGCGCTCACCGTCTGCCCGCTGTCGAACCTGAAGCTGTGCGTGTTCGACGACATGGCGAAGCACACGCTGAAGGCGCTGCTCGATCGCGGCGTCGCGGTGACGATCAACTCCGACGATCCGGCCTATTTCGGCGGCTACGTCAATGAAAACTACTTCGCGACGGCCGAAGGGCTGCGCCTCACGGATGCCGAAGTCCATGCGGTGATCCGCAACGGCTTCGAGGCGTCGTTCATCGACCCGGCGCAGCGCGACGCACTGTTCGCGCGCCTCGACGCGTACTGGCAGGCCGCGTGA
- the xdhC gene encoding xanthine dehydrogenase accessory protein XdhC, whose translation MEAWLGDLQQLLAHGEAAVLVTVAHTDGSAPREAGTKMLVTRDMARHTIGGGHLEWKAIEIARHLLKDGAHVPHARRLERLALGPSLGQCCGGAVVLAFERLDVGDLGWIMSLAKRVAAGAATVRSVSFGPSPGAPLLSEPESQAARADCLLWETGGVSLMTETIAPYAFPVMLFGAGHIGTALVKVLATLPCNVRWIDGPDAVFPPADALAGIGNLAIDAAASPADAVDAAPPQSYFVVMTHDHALDFVLAERILRRGDYAYFGMTGSHAKRVQFDHRLAAIGIDPAQVARMRCPIGVEGIIDKAPEVIAISVAAQLLQAVEANAPAQASPTY comes from the coding sequence ATGGAAGCCTGGCTCGGCGATCTGCAGCAACTGCTCGCGCACGGCGAAGCGGCCGTGCTCGTGACGGTCGCGCACACCGACGGCTCCGCGCCGCGCGAAGCCGGCACCAAGATGCTCGTCACGCGCGACATGGCCCGCCATACGATCGGCGGCGGTCATCTGGAATGGAAGGCGATCGAGATCGCTCGGCACCTGCTGAAGGATGGCGCGCACGTGCCCCACGCGCGCAGGCTCGAGCGGCTCGCGCTCGGCCCGAGCCTCGGCCAGTGCTGCGGCGGTGCGGTCGTACTCGCGTTCGAGCGGCTCGACGTCGGCGATCTCGGCTGGATCATGTCGCTCGCGAAGCGCGTCGCGGCAGGCGCCGCGACCGTGCGTAGCGTATCATTCGGCCCCTCGCCGGGCGCGCCGCTGCTGAGCGAGCCCGAATCGCAGGCCGCGCGTGCCGACTGCCTGCTGTGGGAAACCGGCGGCGTATCGCTGATGACCGAAACGATCGCGCCGTATGCGTTCCCCGTCATGCTATTCGGCGCCGGGCACATCGGCACCGCGCTCGTGAAGGTGCTGGCGACGCTGCCGTGCAACGTGCGCTGGATCGACGGGCCCGATGCGGTGTTCCCGCCGGCCGATGCGCTCGCCGGCATCGGCAATCTCGCGATCGACGCGGCCGCTTCCCCGGCAGACGCCGTCGACGCGGCGCCGCCGCAGTCCTACTTCGTCGTGATGACGCACGACCACGCACTCGATTTCGTGCTGGCCGAGCGCATCCTTCGACGCGGCGACTATGCGTACTTCGGGATGACCGGCTCGCACGCGAAACGCGTGCAGTTCGATCATCGCCTCGCGGCCATCGGCATCGACCCGGCGCAGGTCGCGCGGATGCGCTGCCCGATCGGTGTCGAAGGCATCATCGACAAGGCGCCCGAAGTCATCGCGATCTCGGTGGCCGCGCAGTTGCTGCAGGCCGTCGAGGCGAACGCGCCCGCGCAGGCTTCCCCTACCTACTGA
- a CDS encoding disulfide bond formation protein B has translation MNDYTLALRRERRLLMLLGWVCIALLAGALYLQYVKNEDPCPLCIIQRYFFAAIGIFAFLAAGIRNWRVIWVLELLIAIAAAGGVGTAARHLSIQMNPGFSCGFDTLQPIVDSLPPAQWFPGMFKVAGLCETVYPPIFGILLPGWALIGFAAILIAVVASLWRHRRKLAA, from the coding sequence ATGAACGACTACACGCTTGCGCTACGCCGCGAACGCCGCCTGCTGATGCTGCTCGGATGGGTGTGCATCGCCCTGCTGGCCGGTGCGCTGTACCTGCAGTACGTGAAGAACGAAGATCCGTGCCCGCTGTGCATCATCCAGCGCTACTTCTTCGCCGCGATCGGGATCTTCGCGTTCCTCGCCGCCGGGATCCGCAACTGGCGCGTAATCTGGGTGCTCGAGCTGCTGATCGCAATCGCCGCGGCCGGCGGCGTCGGCACGGCCGCACGGCACCTGTCGATCCAGATGAATCCGGGCTTCAGCTGCGGCTTCGACACGCTGCAGCCGATCGTCGACAGCCTGCCGCCCGCGCAGTGGTTCCCCGGCATGTTCAAGGTCGCCGGGCTGTGCGAGACCGTCTACCCGCCGATCTTCGGCATCCTGCTGCCCGGCTGGGCGCTGATCGGCTTCGCCGCGATCCTGATTGCCGTCGTCGCGAGCCTCTGGCGCCATCGCCGCAAGCTCGCGGCCTGA
- a CDS encoding amidase, whose amino-acid sequence MTTFTPFPPLAQLAADLAAGRTTSRALVDAALDRIADPSGQGAVVFTEVDADNARAAADAHDRLRAAGTVLSPLAGIPVSVKDLFDVAGQVTRAGSRVLDGAPAASTDAVAVARLKRAGAVLVGRTNMSEFAFSGLGLNPHFGNPRSPYHRDVPGDARISGGSSSGAAASVADGMAAVALGTDTGGSIRIPAALCGLTGFKPTANRIPTQGGVPLSTTLDSFGPIGLTVACCALVDRMLAGLEPHVPAARPLEGVRLGVLTNYVTDGVDADVAAALDAALKHLEAAGAIVTEVRFPALDRLPDINRFGFSPIEAYAWHRPLLAQHRDQYDPCVLTRILKGEPASAADYLDLLAARAAMLDEAAHTVWSRFDALVAPTVPVVPPRIAELEADEAAFTRTNALILRNPSAFNFLDACALSLPCHPRDAAPVGLMLAAAPHRDDALLAIGQSVEAVLKTIR is encoded by the coding sequence ATGACCACTTTCACGCCCTTCCCCCCGCTCGCCCAGCTCGCCGCCGACCTCGCCGCCGGCCGGACCACGAGCCGCGCGCTCGTCGACGCCGCGCTCGACCGGATCGCCGATCCGTCGGGCCAGGGCGCCGTCGTCTTCACCGAAGTCGATGCCGACAACGCGCGCGCGGCCGCCGATGCGCACGACCGGCTGCGCGCCGCAGGCACCGTGCTGTCGCCGCTCGCGGGCATTCCCGTGTCGGTCAAGGACCTGTTCGACGTCGCGGGCCAGGTGACGCGGGCGGGTTCGCGCGTACTCGACGGCGCGCCGGCCGCGAGCACCGATGCGGTGGCCGTCGCGCGGCTCAAGCGCGCGGGCGCGGTGCTGGTCGGCCGCACGAACATGAGCGAGTTCGCGTTCTCGGGGCTCGGGCTGAATCCGCACTTCGGCAATCCGCGCTCGCCGTACCACCGCGACGTGCCGGGCGATGCGCGGATTTCCGGCGGCTCGTCGTCCGGCGCGGCCGCGTCCGTCGCCGACGGGATGGCCGCCGTCGCGCTCGGCACCGACACGGGCGGCTCGATCCGCATTCCGGCCGCACTGTGCGGGCTGACGGGCTTCAAGCCGACCGCGAACCGGATCCCGACGCAAGGCGGCGTGCCGCTGTCGACCACGCTCGACTCGTTCGGCCCGATCGGCCTGACGGTCGCATGCTGCGCGCTCGTCGACCGGATGCTCGCAGGCCTCGAACCGCACGTGCCGGCCGCGCGGCCGCTCGAAGGCGTGCGGCTCGGCGTGCTGACGAACTACGTGACGGACGGCGTCGATGCCGACGTCGCGGCCGCGCTCGACGCCGCGCTCAAGCATCTCGAAGCCGCCGGCGCGATCGTCACGGAAGTGCGCTTCCCTGCGCTCGACCGGCTGCCGGACATCAATCGCTTCGGCTTCTCGCCGATCGAGGCCTACGCGTGGCATCGCCCGCTGCTCGCGCAACATCGCGACCAGTACGACCCGTGCGTGCTCACGCGGATCCTGAAGGGCGAACCCGCGAGCGCGGCCGACTATCTCGACCTGCTCGCCGCGCGCGCCGCGATGCTCGACGAAGCCGCGCACACGGTCTGGTCGCGCTTCGATGCGCTTGTCGCGCCGACGGTGCCGGTCGTGCCGCCGCGCATCGCCGAACTCGAAGCGGACGAGGCCGCGTTCACGCGCACCAATGCGCTGATCCTGCGCAACCCGAGCGCGTTCAACTTCCTCGACGCGTGCGCGCTGTCGCTGCCGTGCCATCCGCGCGACGCGGCGCCAGTCGGCCTGATGCTCGCGGCGGCGCCGCATCGCGACGACGCGTTGCTCGCGATCGGCCAGTCGGTAGAGGCCGTGCTGAAAACGATCCGCTGA
- a CDS encoding GntR family transcriptional regulator produces MNALTDVSRDRPAASAVSLADRAYALIQRDIITMRLKPGAALNEADLVARTGIGRTPVHQAVHRLVLEGLLSVMPRKGLMVQPLSLDDIVAVIDVRRINEAHCAELAARHAAPDDLARMAALLDDGQACVDTHDVEGMMELDRAFHQAIAAAARNAVLAEILRALHERSLRFWFVTLSEPHHLADVQHEHRELFERLSARDAAGARAAVEGHIDSFRSTLLQHLRP; encoded by the coding sequence ATGAATGCCCTGACCGACGTCTCTCGCGACCGGCCCGCCGCGTCGGCGGTCAGTCTCGCCGACCGAGCCTACGCGTTGATCCAGCGCGACATCATCACGATGCGCCTGAAGCCGGGCGCCGCGCTCAACGAAGCCGACCTCGTCGCGCGCACGGGGATCGGCCGCACGCCGGTGCACCAGGCCGTGCATCGGCTCGTGCTCGAAGGGCTGCTGTCCGTGATGCCGCGCAAGGGGTTGATGGTACAGCCGCTGTCGCTCGACGACATCGTCGCGGTGATCGACGTGCGGCGCATCAACGAAGCGCACTGTGCCGAACTCGCCGCTCGCCATGCAGCGCCCGACGATCTCGCGCGCATGGCCGCGCTGCTCGACGACGGGCAAGCCTGCGTCGATACGCACGACGTCGAGGGCATGATGGAACTCGATCGCGCGTTTCATCAGGCGATAGCCGCGGCCGCGCGCAATGCGGTCCTCGCCGAGATCCTGCGCGCGCTGCACGAGCGTTCGCTGCGCTTCTGGTTCGTCACGCTGTCCGAACCTCACCATCTAGCCGACGTCCAGCACGAGCATCGCGAACTGTTCGAACGGCTGTCCGCGCGCGACGCCGCCGGCGCGCGCGCGGCCGTCGAAGGCCATATCGATTCGTTCCGCTCCACGCTTCTTCAACATCTTCGCCCCTGA
- a CDS encoding gamma-glutamyl-gamma-aminobutyrate hydrolase family protein, with product MSEYTPSPAGLPGTLSPSSDSPRPDPAKTPDAPAAQAAAQNVAVDGASPVTAASEPGAPGATGAAVPPKPGAPPPGFGAAPDFDTPRPPPANAQNAPPAYLKQSDTPWSVFGRIVAARARRLFDRAGQRITQRTLRIGVSARIFHPEPGAKGLRGKTLQYLEESIAHWVMSRDVLVFMIPTVGHQGMIHPSNIRLRDYAKHLDGLLLQGGADVSPQTYAASDARPEWPGDRVRDMYELELLHEFVESGKPVLGVCRGCQLINVAFGGSLYQDIATDVPTAHAHVSEHYDQHRHAIRFPDTSTLASMFPGRSEAIVNSIHHQAIRDLGRDLNIEAVSAGDGIIEGIRHRRSPFVVGVQWHPEFHRAGGSELLDCTPLLDAFLRASRETRL from the coding sequence ATGAGCGAATACACGCCTTCCCCGGCCGGTCTGCCCGGCACCCTTTCCCCTTCTTCCGATTCTCCCCGTCCCGATCCGGCGAAAACGCCTGATGCGCCGGCAGCGCAGGCCGCCGCGCAGAACGTCGCCGTGGACGGCGCGTCGCCGGTCACGGCTGCGTCCGAGCCGGGTGCGCCCGGCGCGACGGGCGCTGCCGTGCCGCCTAAGCCTGGCGCGCCGCCGCCCGGGTTCGGCGCGGCGCCCGATTTCGACACGCCGCGGCCGCCGCCCGCGAACGCGCAGAATGCGCCGCCGGCCTACCTGAAGCAGAGCGACACGCCGTGGTCGGTGTTTGGCCGGATCGTTGCCGCCCGCGCGCGCCGGCTGTTCGACCGCGCCGGCCAGCGCATCACGCAGCGCACGCTGCGCATCGGCGTGTCGGCGCGGATCTTCCATCCGGAACCGGGTGCGAAGGGGCTGCGGGGCAAGACGCTGCAGTATCTCGAGGAATCGATCGCACACTGGGTGATGTCGCGCGATGTGCTCGTATTCATGATTCCGACCGTCGGCCACCAGGGCATGATTCACCCGAGCAACATCCGCCTGCGCGACTACGCGAAGCATCTCGACGGCCTGCTGCTGCAGGGCGGCGCCGACGTGTCGCCGCAAACCTACGCGGCGTCGGACGCTCGCCCCGAATGGCCGGGCGATCGTGTGCGCGACATGTACGAACTCGAACTGCTGCACGAGTTCGTCGAGTCCGGCAAACCCGTCCTCGGCGTGTGTCGCGGCTGCCAGCTGATCAACGTCGCGTTCGGCGGCTCGCTGTATCAGGACATCGCCACCGATGTGCCGACCGCGCATGCGCACGTGAGCGAGCATTACGACCAGCATCGTCACGCAATCCGCTTCCCCGACACGTCGACGCTCGCGAGCATGTTTCCCGGGCGCAGCGAAGCGATCGTCAACTCGATCCACCATCAGGCGATCCGCGATCTCGGCCGCGATCTGAACATCGAGGCCGTGTCGGCCGGCGACGGGATCATCGAGGGCATCCGCCATCGGCGTTCGCCGTTCGTCGTCGGCGTGCAATGGCACCCCGAGTTCCATCGGGCGGGCGGCTCGGAGCTGCTCGACTGCACGCCGCTGCTCGATGCGTTCCTGCGCGCGTCGCGCGAAACCCGCCTGTAG
- a CDS encoding DUF2968 domain-containing protein, giving the protein MAFQNFSAARCATWIVALAACAQAGAAWSADATAPVAGTRPAVTSLSGDASPAASAAAATDATAQGNVAELTQMLHDGRIVEMRTTYNGSYGASLMFDPREMTYYVALFQDRNLWRVIRSQEKNRAEMVYANFVQQTVQLADIEICRTELQAQKAFLERVIALQANRAQQLQADLGVARSQQAEVAQRQRSAQEQTQALQVEKRAAQLQLRDLQEQVRQLEKQTETGLPAHK; this is encoded by the coding sequence TTGGCTTTCCAGAATTTTTCCGCTGCACGATGCGCAACGTGGATCGTTGCACTGGCCGCCTGCGCGCAAGCGGGCGCGGCCTGGTCCGCCGACGCGACCGCGCCTGTCGCCGGTACGCGTCCGGCGGTAACGAGCCTGAGCGGCGATGCGTCGCCAGCGGCCTCCGCCGCCGCCGCGACGGATGCAACCGCGCAAGGCAACGTCGCCGAACTGACGCAGATGCTGCACGACGGCCGGATCGTCGAGATGCGCACGACGTACAACGGCAGTTACGGCGCGAGCCTGATGTTCGATCCGCGCGAGATGACGTACTACGTTGCGCTGTTCCAGGACAGGAATCTGTGGCGCGTGATCCGGTCGCAGGAGAAGAACCGCGCGGAGATGGTGTACGCGAACTTCGTCCAGCAGACCGTGCAACTCGCCGATATCGAAATCTGCCGTACCGAGTTGCAGGCGCAGAAGGCGTTTCTCGAACGCGTGATCGCGCTGCAGGCGAATCGTGCGCAGCAGTTGCAGGCCGACCTGGGCGTCGCGCGCAGCCAGCAGGCCGAAGTCGCGCAGCGGCAGAGGTCGGCCCAGGAGCAGACACAGGCGCTGCAGGTCGAGAAGCGGGCCGCGCAGTTGCAGTTGCGCGATCTGCAGGAGCAGGTGCGGCAGCTCGAGAAGCAGACCGAGACGGGGCTGCCCGCGCACAAGTAA
- a CDS encoding tetratricopeptide repeat protein, with amino-acid sequence MDSEFDRAYAAHRAGRLAEAEHGYRAALAANPADADALHLFGVLRHQQGQHAEAADLVGRAVALRPDDAALQLNLGNALKALGRLDEAIDRFRNALTLAPEFPLAHYNLGNAYAALQRHDDAIDAFGRALRLTPDDASIHNNLGNALNALGRHDGALAAFRRALELRPGHAGAHNNLAMALNAMGRADDAIAHFQAAIAAQPRFVAAHFNLGNTFDAVGRHADAAAAFEAALALHPPFPLALFGLANALCAQARHRDALPYYERAVGLDPSFSLAWLNLGNAHHALCAHEMALRAFDQALRVAPDLTLARLHRAVTLLTLGDFTRGLPAYEARHETPGATPLGTLPRWQGEPIASSTLLIRAEQGFGDTLQFVRFVPLARARCARVVLEVQPELVALLAPAASRWRVTLVAQGAAKPPAADVACTLMSLPFLLGLQPEDIVAGSRYLDAPDGAGRRFRGSLGGQSKRKFGLAWSGRRQAQENRSMPFDALAPLLALPDIDWIVLQPALDDDERVRVDAHPRVHRLDGRFNDFADTAALIERLDGVVTIDTAVAHLAGALGKPLWVMLPFAPDWRWFTGDDCPWYPHARIARQPAPGQWLDVAAAVAGALREA; translated from the coding sequence ATGGATTCCGAATTCGACCGAGCGTATGCCGCACACCGCGCAGGCCGCCTCGCCGAGGCCGAGCACGGCTATCGCGCCGCGCTCGCCGCCAACCCCGCCGACGCCGACGCGCTGCATCTGTTCGGCGTGCTGCGGCACCAGCAGGGCCAGCACGCCGAGGCGGCCGATCTCGTCGGCCGCGCCGTCGCGCTGCGTCCGGACGATGCCGCGCTGCAGCTCAATCTCGGCAACGCGCTGAAAGCGCTCGGCCGGCTCGACGAAGCGATCGACCGCTTTCGCAACGCGCTGACGCTCGCGCCCGAATTTCCGCTCGCGCACTACAACCTCGGCAACGCGTATGCGGCGCTACAGCGCCACGACGATGCGATCGATGCATTCGGCCGCGCGCTCCGGCTCACGCCCGATGACGCATCGATCCACAACAATCTCGGCAACGCGCTGAACGCGCTCGGCCGCCACGACGGCGCGCTCGCCGCTTTCCGTCGCGCGCTCGAACTGCGGCCGGGGCATGCGGGCGCGCACAACAACCTCGCGATGGCGCTGAATGCGATGGGCCGCGCCGACGACGCGATCGCGCACTTCCAGGCCGCGATCGCCGCGCAGCCGCGCTTCGTCGCCGCGCATTTCAATCTCGGCAACACGTTCGATGCGGTCGGCCGGCATGCCGACGCGGCCGCCGCGTTCGAAGCCGCGCTCGCGCTGCATCCGCCGTTTCCGCTCGCGCTGTTCGGGCTCGCGAACGCACTGTGCGCGCAGGCGCGCCACCGCGACGCACTGCCCTACTACGAGCGCGCCGTCGGTCTCGATCCGTCGTTCAGCCTGGCCTGGCTGAATCTCGGCAACGCCCATCACGCGCTCTGCGCGCACGAGATGGCACTGCGCGCATTCGACCAGGCGCTGCGCGTCGCGCCCGATCTCACGCTCGCGCGGCTGCACCGCGCGGTCACGCTGCTGACGCTCGGCGACTTCACGCGCGGCCTGCCCGCGTACGAAGCGCGCCACGAGACGCCGGGCGCGACACCGCTCGGCACGCTGCCGCGCTGGCAAGGCGAGCCGATTGCGTCAAGCACACTGCTGATCCGCGCGGAACAGGGGTTCGGCGACACGCTGCAGTTCGTCCGCTTCGTGCCGCTCGCCCGCGCACGCTGCGCGCGTGTCGTGCTCGAAGTCCAGCCGGAACTCGTCGCGCTGCTGGCGCCGGCCGCGTCGCGCTGGCGCGTGACGCTCGTCGCACAAGGTGCCGCGAAGCCGCCTGCGGCGGATGTCGCCTGCACGCTGATGAGCCTGCCGTTCCTGCTCGGGCTTCAGCCGGAGGACATCGTCGCGGGCTCGCGCTACCTCGATGCCCCCGACGGCGCCGGCCGGCGCTTTCGCGGCTCGCTCGGCGGGCAATCGAAGCGCAAGTTCGGCCTCGCCTGGTCGGGGCGCCGGCAGGCGCAGGAAAACCGCTCGATGCCGTTCGACGCGCTCGCGCCGCTGCTCGCGCTGCCGGACATCGACTGGATCGTGCTGCAGCCCGCACTCGACGACGATGAACGCGTGCGCGTCGACGCGCATCCGCGCGTGCATCGCCTCGACGGCCGGTTCAACGACTTTGCCGACACGGCCGCACTGATCGAGCGGCTCGACGGCGTCGTCACGATCGATACGGCGGTCGCGCACCTCGCGGGCGCGCTCGGCAAGCCGCTGTGGGTCATGCTGCCGTTCGCGCCCGACTGGCGCTGGTTCACCGGCGACGATTGCCCGTGGTATCCGCATGCCAGGATCGCCCGCCAGCCCGCGCCGGGACAATGGCTCGACGTGGCAGCCGCGGTCGCCGGCGCGCTGCGCGAAGCCTGA